The sequence below is a genomic window from Marmota flaviventris isolate mMarFla1 chromosome 9, mMarFla1.hap1, whole genome shotgun sequence.
GATGTgcccacatcaatatttatagcagctcaattcacaatagctaagttatggaaccaacctaggttctcttcaacagatgaatggtacacatactcaatggaatatcactcagccataaaaaagaatgaaattatggcttttgctggAATGGAggctattatgctaagtgaaataagccaattccaaaataccaaaagccaaatattcGCTCTGTTTTGTGGATGCTTACTCATAATAGGCGGCGGGGAGGGAGGAGTGAAGGTTCACCTGATTAGATTGGAGTGGGAGGgctgggagaaagggaggggaaataggaaagacactagaatgaattggacataactttcctatataatatataaatacatggcTGGTATTACTGTACATCATGACAACTACAAAAAtggtaagttatactccatgtacatgtgatatataaaaatatattctattatcatgtataacaaaaaaaaacatataaattaaagaaaaaagaaatgtacccCAACATAATGGAGGCCATAGATGAGAAGCCCTAAGCTAACGTCGTAAATAATGGATAAAAGTTGAAAGCTTTCCTCAAAAATCAGGAGCAAGATAAGGATGTTcattctcaccacttctattcaacatagtactagaagtcctagctagagcaattaggcaaggaaaaagaaataaaaatagattcaatttggaaagaaagaagtaaattgGTCTCTGTTTACTGACAATGTGACCTTATATGtaggaaacaataaagaatacacacacacatgcacacatacacacatgatggaattaataaacaaattccAAAGAAtcaaagtactggggactgaaatagaAGAAATTATAACCAATGTATGTGTGATTATGTCAACTATAAACTATCTTAAGaagaaattatctcatttataaaagtgtcaaaaaataaaataggagtaaATTTAACCTAGGATGAAAAATCTTTCTGTGGAAAAATTATAAACCATTGAtggaaaaaattgaagaagacacaaggtAATAGAGATTTATCctgtgttcatgaattggaagaatttaaattgttaaaatgcCCATACTACTCAAAATGATCTACAAATTCAATCTATGATCTAAAAattcagtgcaatctctatgaaAAATTTCATGGTATtttccagagaaatagaaaagaattctcaagttgatataaaatttaaaatgacctGAAGTGAACAAAGAAAAACACTAGAGGCACATGCTAccaggttttaaaatatattttgaagctccagtaatcaaaacagcacaGTACTAGCCTGAATAGACACGGTAGCCAATGGAACAGGTgagaaagcccagaaataaagcattaatttatggtcaattgatttttgagaaaGATCACAAGATTACATGATAGGCAAGGGATAGACTCTTCAATAGTGCTGTAGGCAAAAttagatatccacatgcagaagaaagaaactgaactcTATCTCATGTCATATACATAAATAACCCCAAGCTGATTAAAACTTAAATGTAAGACTAGAGACTGTAAAaccaatggaagaaaatatagggggAAAGCTGTACAACTCTGGTTTGggtaagaattttttttggaTATGACTCACTCCCAAAGCAtcagaaacaaaactaaaactagataaactgaattgcattaaataaagaagcttttcacagcaaaggaaataacagaGTAAAGAGACACCTCATAGACCCCGAGAGAATATCTGTAAACTATACATCTGATAAAGGCccgataataaataataataaattatactaCTAATAAAGTATGCTATGCACATATATAATACTCTATAGTGAATATTACTTTTCTGTGTATCTATAAAAcaccaatttgaaaaaaaataatagataaacagaaggaagaccaatggAGTAAAGGAAGGGAAACAGCGGAAGAGAAGAGCAGAGGtaaagaggaagcactggggactTAAGTGgagcaaataatattccatgcatgtatgattgtgtcaaaatcatacatattatgtataattattgtgtaaaatcaatataatataatgcactaatagaaacattaaaaatctattttttatggCTCCAAATATCATATATCCCTATAACAATTCTAAATGTACTCAAAGACAGTATATTATGAACTTGTTGGTTGGAGTGttatataaatgtcatttttttgtgtgtgttcataGTGTTGTCTAAGCCTCTATTCTTTCTGATGTGTAGTCTCCTTGTTTTATCAATATTGAGAGTACAATGTTGGGATCTCCAACTCTAACTGTGGATTCACTTATTTCTATCTCCGGTCCCATCAATCCTTCATATATTTTGATGCTCTCTTTTTAGATGAATATTAAGAattgttacatatttttgtgaAGTTGGACCCTTTGGTATCatgaattttctctctttatctctGCTAAACGATATCCTCGGTAATGTATACTAAGTCAGGTGCTAATATAGCTTATCTTCTTCTGAGATAGATACTTAATAGGAGTTAAAAGTGAGCTGCCAAAGAAATGTTGTGGGAGTTTGTAGAGTGAGACATCAGCTCTTCCTGATGAGATAAGCATCAAGATCTTCAGAGAAGGCGGTGACAGTGGTAGTTCAACCCTTATCATCCCATTTTCTCATTGTCCCATCCCGATCTCCTTACTTCTATTCCTGCTTCTGTTTCTGCTCATCTAATTAGTACTTCTGGAATGGCTTTTTTCTTAATTCAGTTTACCTAAATCATACTGTCTTGACAATTCTTCCTGGGAAAACTTTCTCATTTACTCCAGCTTCCTTTGGGCTTCAGTGACCATTGCATTGTAAGATTACCTAGAGAGAAGCAAATGgcgattaaaaaagaaaaaaaaacaagtaaatgccATGTTGTCTTACTTCTTTAAGTCTGAGTATTCTAGCCATGCTTTGATCTCGAAGAAGTGACATTAACAAGAACCTACTGTGTTGGGGACTCTTTTAAGTACGTGTACTACTTTAATCAATCTTTCCAACATTTATGTGAGCTATAAACCTTTGTTGTCACTATTTTCGAGATGACAGGAATGAGGTATGGGCAGGATGAAATAGTTTCTGAAGTGACAGTCAGTTAACTGAAAATTTGGCATTTATGCCAAAATAACGTGACTCCAGAGTCCAGGCAATGAATTACTTCACCCCATTTCATGCATCAGTCTCTACTGAGAGAAAAGAGGGCTGGCTTTGGCAAAGAGGATCCCAaagaggaacacacacacacacacaaacacacacacacacttttcttagGAATCTTGGCTTTGAGATAAGATActattaggaaataaaatttgGCCCAAATGCCATTGAGATCATTTAAATTTTGTCCCTTTTGGTGTAAGCCCATGAGGTTTCAAATTCTTTAGGGGCCTGGCTCTAAATTATTGAAAATTCCCAAGAAAATGTCCCTTGTTCTGTACAGTATGTGTACAGACTGTGTAATGCGCAGGACAAGAGGACAAGTGTGATCTCTTGATAACCAGGGGTTTGTCTTCTTCACCAAGTGCCCGGAAAGTCTTGCTTTTGGCAAGGTTATAGCCAGGAAGGAAGTTGAGTCTTCCTGGAGATTACCTGGAGAATAGATCATTTCCTTTGAAGTAGATGAAGGGATACATGAAGGACATCCTTAGAGAAGTAAGTAGACTGCATTTTGTACAATATGAAGTTTTTGAAATCTGGCTGGAAAGCATGAGGACTAGTGTGAGCCCTGGGAGTCTAACCTCCCACCCCAAGTGCTCTAAAGAGAGCAGACTTGGACATTTTGTTCACATCTTCCTGAAGTCAAACAACGGGGTTGTGTGTCTTTTTCTGGACtgaattgcatttatttaaaagtaatatagAGATACTGTTAATCATAATGTACTGTAGTTTTGAAaattgctaagtaatatttcatgtGTTCATATCATAAGCCTGCTAAACAATGCATGTTAAACAATTTCTCTGTGAATTACCTTGAGGTAGCCATTCTACAAGgtatatatatctcaaaacatcacattgtacacgATAAATATATGTCtttctttgtaaattaaaaataaattctgtaaaaaaagagagattatatGCATAAAGAACTTGAAGATCACAAAATGTTAGACATGGGAAAGACATAATGATCATTCTCATTTTGTAGAAGACTCAAGTTAAgtgtatctaaataaataaatgaataaataaatggtcacTGGACTAAAACTAGAAGCCATCTACACTCCTTCTATCCCCACCCTCCTATCTTGTCATAGTTAGATGAACAtcaacaaaatcatttttttaatggataatATTCCTATTGAAAATCTAGAGTTATCTTTGTAACTGCTAAAAATATACTTCCTAGAGCATTAAtccaataataatgataatgaaaaaataattttaaaaaatcaagtagaTGAAGtcattattatttgaaaacattctGTGTTGAACTCCAGGAAATAATCATCATATAACTTGAAGATGGCTTTTATGTACACAGTGAATTAACTGATTATATTGAATAAACTGGAAGTTTCCTCTATAAATTTTTTATGTGACATAATTGTCTTCTTCTAGGAAATTTAAactgttttgtttattattactTGACTAATGAATcactcataaaatattttcttgagggCTGTCCCTCAAAGTACAGTTGACATTTCACTCCATTGTTAGCATAATTGATttcagtatatatgtatatatatatatatatatatatatatatatatatatatatatatataacttcttAAAAGAAGTTATGTATAATATAGGCAATCATTAATAGAGCTTTGTGTCATTTCAGCTCAATGGATGCTTTATTTTGTATACAATTTCCATGATGAGTTGTGTCGACATTTGTCAGACCACTTGATCTCTAAGTCAGAGCACCTCATGTCCTTCCACAGCATCTCATTCTTTTATAGGAATTATGCAGTTAAGAAAAAATTCTACCCTCTTCtcctctgatatatatatatatatatatatatatatatatatatatatatatacgtgtatatatatatatatatatatatatatatatatatatatatatatacatatatacgtatatatatatttcatgataGTTCTTCTGACTTCACATCTGTCATCAAGTaaatctattttctcttcttcaagAACATAAGTaacttatcatttatttctactaATTTTCAGATGAGCAACCTCTTTGTCAAATGTGCATATTGTCTTTTTCCCACATCCCTTTATAAGGAGGAATAGGGAATAGAGAGATACATGTAAATCACATATTAACATCATCATGAAATTATTGAGCATTCAATAAGAATAATAATTCCATTGCGTAGCTTTTCCCTGATGTCTAACATCTGGACCTGAACCTCTCATTGGTTTTTACAGTACTCTCCATAAAGGTATTCCTAGGTGGGTTTTATAGTCTCATCACAGAGCAAGTTGAAATATGGAGAGTAATTTTCATTTCAAGTGTAATTTTATAATCCGAGGGAGTTTTATACCCTGTAGTTGAACCATTCTTGATGTGGGTGGGGATAGAGTACTGAGAGACCTAAGTAAGGCAGGTTGCCCAAGTTTACACAGGATCTTTGCACAACAGTCCAGATCTAGTAGCTGGGAATATTATTGTTCAAGGCTGTTTCCCAATTGTCTGTTATAGACCTATTTAAGATAATCTGTCACTGGATAAAACTATTATTTATGGCTgttaaagattgatttttttgaaataaaatagtttttttctttctttcttgcaacAGATTCCAACTGACCAATGGAAGAAACGAATAGAACGGCAGtgacagaatttcttttcttgGGCTTCACAGACCTTCTCCATCAGAGGATTGTCCTTTTCATCCTGCTTCTTTTTGCTTATCTTGTCACCCTTGGGGGTAATTTGGGGATGATCATTCTCATATGCCTTGATCCCAGACTCTACACTCCTATGTACTTTTTTCTTAGTCACTTGTCCTTTGTGGATGTCTGTTCCTCTTCTTCCATTGCACCTAAGACACTGAGTGATATCTTTGCAGAGAGAAAAGCCGTCTCTTTTGTGGGCTGTGCTGCCCAGATGTGGTTCTTTGGTCTCTTTGTGGCAGCTGAATGtctcctcctggctgccatggcgTACGATCGGTACGCAGCTGTCTGTAAGCCCTTGCTGTATACTCTCATTATGTCCCAGAGAGTCTGTGTGCAGCTGGTTACAGGGCCTTACACCATAGCTCTAATAAGCACCATGACCCATACAACACTCACTTTTTGCTTACCCTTCTGTGGTCCAAATACTGTGAATCACTTCTTCTGTGATATTTCCCCATTGCTTTCCCTAGCATGTGCTGATACCTCCGTCAATAAGTGGGTGCTCTTCATTTTCGCAGGAGCTATCGGAGTTCTCAGTGGCCTGATCATCATGGTCTCCTATGTTTGCATCCTCGTGGCCATCTCAAGGGTCCAGACTGCAGAAGGGAGGTggaaagccttctccacctgctcttCTCACCTGGCAGCTGTCACTATTCTGTATGGGACACTTTTCTTCATCTATGTCCGCCCTGGCTCAAGTTCCTCTCTGGGTATTAATAAAGTGATTTCTCTGTTTTATACAGTGGTGATCCCCATGTTGAACCCCCTCATCTACAGCTTGAGgaacaaggaggtgaaagatgCTTTTAGGAGACAGTTGGAGAGGAAACATTTTCTAATAGCTAGGTAAGGTAGGATTCTATTTACACAGGGCCATAAATGTTAATGCTAAATATATAGTAAAAGGAGCCCTGGATTGGGAATCAAAGGCTGCATGCCAGTCCTGATTTGGCCTTTTCacaggttatttttaaaatggggacgttcttaaatatttttcccatCTCTGTCTTATTCTTTGTGACAGATgagtatttcaaaatattctagaGATGAATTGAggacataaatgtaaaaatatactaAGGGAAAATTAGGTGAATCTTGAGtgtgagaatatttttttaatccagacaTGAAAATTGGGATTGCTAAAGGAAAGATCAAAGCACTACAATGTTAAAAGGAGAACAATTAAAGGTGAGAAAATGTTTTTGTGGATGTGACAACAGTGAGGTAATATCCTTAATACACAAAGAGCCTCAAACCTACAAAAAGAAATTCACAAGCCAGTGGATGAATAGACAATCCACAGAAATGGCATTGCTAATTGCCAAAAATGTtgggaaaatgttcaaaataattattgataaggtaaatgaagtaaaattaaaacaaatataggggctatggttgtggctcagtgatggagcacttgcctagcatgtgtgaggcactgggttcaaccctcagcaccccataaaaataaataagtaaaataaaggtattgtgtccatctacaacaatacttttttaaaaatccactctaaaaaaacaaacaacaaatgcAATGCTTTTCATTACAGAAGGAAAATGAATGGTTTTAATCATGTTGAGGTTCTTATTTGACTATGTGCACTTGTTTCCTGCTGATAGTGTATGACTCCATTTCCTTACAGAAATTTGGTAGTTtccatttaaaaagataaatgtatatgttgtttttattggctctatttagttatatgtgacagtatttgataaaattatatatgcatggaatatatcttattctaattaggaccccaggcatgctttttaaaaattatttttttaattaatgtgtaTTAATTGTACATGTTAATGGGGTTTAGATTGATATTTCATCACATGCGTAACAGTTTGTACCAGTTAAGTCATAGTATTTAAGATTTGCCTGTCCTTATTATTTCTGTATGCTTGGAGTCTCCAAACTCCTTTTTTTCCAGAGCTTCATAAAATATGTAGTGGACTATTGTGAACTATAGTCACCCCACTGTACTGCAAAATGGTCAGAAATTATTCCTTCTATCTAACTGTGTTCTGTTTCCCATCATTTGATCTCTCTTTCTATACCTTGAGTCCTAACACTTTGACTTAGAAACCCCTCATTTAGAAATCTAGACCACAGAAGTATAAACAGTGACGAATAAAGATGATATATATTGCAGCATTATATGTAgtgtcaaagaaaaattaaaagaaataatgtgaCTATccatcagaagaaaataaatgaataatcttTCTACAAAATGTTTtgcaacaaataaaaagaatgagttaGGTATTCACTGACTGACctggaaataattattttttaaaatgtttttattagtgcattattaCAGATTTCcataataatggggttcattttgacataattatataaacatggaatataattttctccacttcagtccccagtacttccactTTCTCTTCCCTCCACTTGTATCCTTTCTGGAAAGAACTATTTTGTGCAGTCACTGTcagatgaaaacaaaatcaagttaTGGATCAACGTACAGCactaattacatatttaaaaagacaaaaatctatgATGAATAAAAGTGTCTccctatgtatgtgtatatgaacaTAAGGATAATTAGGAAGGATAAACAGTAAAGTGAACAATGATTATTCAATGGAAGTAGCACTGCAGATAGGAATGGGAAGCTTTTCCTATACATTTGAATTCCTATATATTTGAATTGCAGCTTAGTTCATGGTGCTCTTTGGCTCAATTCAGATATATCATCTTCACCTTGTGGTGAAGATCACTGTTGTGCCTGTATAATTTTATTGATTGGAGAATATGACAGGATTCTGCTCATCATGAGGTATGGATGCACTGCCAAACCTGTGTGCAAACATCCCTTTCTTATCAGTGATCAGATACAGATCAGAAGTTGCTTTGCAAAAGccaaaaatttcttaaatgtgAATGGCATGAACTTGCCCCTGAATCCCAGGATACTAGTAAATCTCATATCGTGGCTTTAATAAGTTCCCTATTGTTTCCTTCCCATTTATTAAATCTTTCAATGCCATAAAGTCTGAAGTATTTTGTGGCTATGGTGGCAGGATTATTTTTGCTACAATGGTGTCACTTCTGACTCTGCATCCCATTTAATGCTGGTAGATTCCTGTGTCATTCAGTGTATGGGTGGGAACAATATTACTAGTTGTGGAGTATATTGTCTCCAAACCCCAACAGGGCCATAAAGACACTGTGCCTTTTTCTTTGTGAATTTCACTATTGTACATGCTATTATTTATGTGACAGTCTCTTTATTGGTGTATAAAGATGATTAACATACAATGATTTTTATACGTCAATTTTGTACCCCACAATGTcactgaatttattattttcaacagCTTTTTAATGCAATCTTTAGGCTTTTCTAATTATACTATCATGTCACTTGTGAAGAGGGATAAtctgacttcttcctttcttatttgggtgccttttatttctttcccttgtcTTAATGCTTTGACTAAATCTTCTAACACCATGTTGAATAGCAGTGGTGAAAGTggacattctttttttgtttctcctATTAGAGGAACAAATATTAGAGGAAATGATTTCAGCTTTTCCCCATTCATTATGATGTGGGTTTTGTCATATACAGGCTTTATTGTATTGAAATACATTCCTTCTCTAATTTGTTGAGGATTTTAATATAAAGTGATGttgatttttatcaaatgcttttttttctgtatctgttgaGGTGATTATGAGGTTTCTATTATTCCTTCAGTTGATGTGATAAATCagatttattgatttgcatacgTTGAAGCATTTTTGCATACCTAAGATAATGATTTATATATGTGATCTTTTTGATGTGCTCTTGGATGAggtttgctattattttaagGAGAATTTTACATCATTGTTTAACCTTGGTTCAACTTTTTTCCTTTCCCAGGGACCAAATCTTGTCCTTTCAGATTTGATCTTCTGatgtatatatttaaggaaatattCTGAGTTCCTTCTTATTCCTACAGAAAGTTCTCAGTATCGAACTCCTAAGAGTCTGGATTCTTCTCCTAACTTTTCTTCCTGCAGCTACCACTGAGTCCCAAGAGTTTCTGAGCACTGAACCATGCTGCCTCTGAACCAtggctctattttatttatttcaatcatACTAAATTGTGGGTTCAACGCCATAATTTGGTGCATGTATGCAGTGTACAATGTTTAAATGAGGGTAGTTAATATTTCCCACTCcttgaacatttaaaacattcttttgatTAACATGTAATTACTGTAATTATGTGGTACAGTATGACATTTCAAAACAAGTATGCAATATTTACTGATAAAATCAGGGTAATGAGTGCTTCATTCTTCTTACCATTTATGTTTGGAGCTGAAGGCTTTTATCATCTAGTTATTCACAGCATAAATAATAGGTTATTGTGAACTATGGGCACTCCACAGTGCTGTTGAACACTAGAACTTGTGACTTCCATCTATCTAAGCTTCAGTACCCATAATATACTAtctttcccagccctttctggCCTCTAATAATCACTAGTATACATTCTAATTGGATTTAAAGATTTTGGAGGGTACTAGGAATTTAATTCAGGaaatttaccattgagctatatcattgaccctttttatttttttaattttgagacagggtctcactaaatttcttagggccttgctgagctgctgaggtttaccttaaacttgcaatccccctgtctcagtcttacaagtagctaggattataggagtaCACCTCCATGCCagactttttacttttcttttatggTCCTGGGgctcaaatccagggcctcatacatgatagggaagcactctaccattgagccacatccccagtcctaaaacattttaaatttagggGTGCTATTTTAGAATTCTCATATCTGCACAAAGCCAAGGGTGGCTAATCATCATAGAGCTGGAAATTCTGAAAACTGAAATTTCTAAATGGGTTAGGAGGTTGCCACTCACAAGAGAGAATGGAATTTCATATGGTTACATGTGATTgagtttcaaaattattttctctaacaataataaattctggagatctCTTGTATGGTACGGTGACTCTAGTTaataatattacattatatacttaaaattactAAGAGAGAAGGTATTAGATGTTTTCACCACAAACAGATACATATGAAGTGATAGATATATTAGTTAGACTGATCAAATCATTTTACAAtgcatacatatatcaaaacatcacactgtatGCTGTACATATGTGATGAtatatttggtgctggggatagaactcagggctttgtatgctctctacctctgagccacgtaCCAGCCCCAATATTTACAATTTGTATTTGTCAATGATTCtttaataaatctaaaaaaaccctttaaaatCTTCTCTATGGGTCTGATCCTCCAAGCTTTAGCTTGTTGCAGTGAGTTGGTTCCAATTTAccacaaatatttggaaaaatttttcCTGCATGTTGTGCAGAATTAAGTCAGGGAGCTCATTACTAAAGTGCTACTGGAAGGCTCAGCTTCAGGATGGTATTAtctattatttatctttccaGGTAGCCGAAGAAGCTGAAAAGAAGGGCaaggcagcatttttttttttgataatttattttcttactaagGAGCTATTAGCTTTGTAATTAACTTTGACCTCTGTAGGCAAAGAGTGTAGTGGCTTGTTTCTTCAGAGATGTGACTTAATTGTGTACCTAAATAACCTTCAGTGGGCCAGGTATCAAAACTTGAACTCTGTGGCCTAATTTAGTACAAATGAAATATTAAACTGTCCTCTGTTTTAAACAACTGAACTCAAATgcacattttagaaaacaattttgtgTTTTCCCTGGGCATACTGAAATATACTGGAAGATATGTGCGATCATAGAAGGTCAGAATTGAGAGGTCTTGACTTAGCCTTAATTTCTTCACTTTCACAATAATAattcattataaatggagaaagcCTCTGAGTTGGTTCTCAATATTCTTGTGCCAAAGGTCACATTTATATAGAATCAAGTCTTTGCTCAGTGAGAAACTTTCCATGGGTCAGGCTGGGAAAAGTACAGTTTAATAAACCTTTATGCAGTCACCAGCTATTATTTTCATGCAGGATTTCAAGTTGAgcacaaagtttttaaaatcataacaaTTTTCCTTGGTGCATGTCCCTCAGTACTATTGTTTACAGGGATTATTATTTGAGAACTCAGGTAAGTGTATTCTAGTTTCAGtcgcatacattttttttctatagctttAATTTGCTGTGATGCATGAAATGAATTGTTTCTATCTTCCTTatataataactaataaaatataagtcACCTGAAATGAGTATTTATATCTGGAAAGTATGAAATTATTGAAAAGTCTTACCACTCAGAGTTAAGCTCCACTATGTCTGAGACCACGATAGGTCAGCAGCTTTTCCTTTCGATAGTCTTCCTTTTCAAGCTTTCTTATTGGGAAGAAAGTGTTAGACTCCCATCAATACTTCTCTGTCAGCACACCCTGAGAATGTCTTTGTGTGTTATAATTTTGCAAGAGCTATCTTTATTGCAAGGTCTAAAATGTGTGCTTCTCTTCCTCAGCTTTACTTTTTCTGCACTGTCCTTCCTTTTTCCACGTTTTacttccatttccttcttttttgac
It includes:
- the LOC114081153 gene encoding olfactory receptor 5G3-like, producing MEETNRTAVTEFLFLGFTDLLHQRIVLFILLLFAYLVTLGGNLGMIILICLDPRLYTPMYFFLSHLSFVDVCSSSSIAPKTLSDIFAERKAVSFVGCAAQMWFFGLFVAAECLLLAAMAYDRYAAVCKPLLYTLIMSQRVCVQLVTGPYTIALISTMTHTTLTFCLPFCGPNTVNHFFCDISPLLSLACADTSVNKWVLFIFAGAIGVLSGLIIMVSYVCILVAISRVQTAEGRWKAFSTCSSHLAAVTILYGTLFFIYVRPGSSSSLGINKVISLFYTVVIPMLNPLIYSLRNKEVKDAFRRQLERKHFLIAR